In Chiloscyllium plagiosum isolate BGI_BamShark_2017 chromosome 39, ASM401019v2, whole genome shotgun sequence, one genomic interval encodes:
- the irak1 gene encoding interleukin-1 receptor-associated kinase 1 isoform X2, with protein sequence MSEWSWTAEYAYKLPAATMCEFCSVMDSLGGGDWNRFGRPSICPLLPPRTDPYIPRPPAEPLPEPSPVPSNWSDPGKSQRWKASEQATVTVNTPLPKPVLPRPPTPPNILLTDVNQSSFSSKDSWSKDPALLSSMSSSMMTKSLFFWPLHELRAGTCDFADSQKIGEGGFGCVYRALMRHTEYAVKRLKEDSNLDWKSVRGTFHTELEKLYQYRHPNIVDLAGGCVQDGVYCLVYIYMPNGSLQDWLQCQDGTAPLPWLRRLDVALGTARAIQFLHSSKPSLIHGDIKSSNILLDENFVPKLGDFGLARFSQYSNNPGKSCTIAKTKTLRGTLAYLPDEYIKSGQLSVELDTYSFGVVLLEILTGRKALESDGSAKPKYLKDLVEEEEEEECDVGEAEGRSLRVADRICRCHLDRKAGRYPGCLPVQLCALACECLQRQRKRRPKMTKVYEQLKTLRTLGQASGPAGGQFDAGSQIGGGSEPVDALAERLRSSSLSPVEDTYRFASQLHQPLDHGRSQSHPRPSVSCAARPSLYHSRPERRHGDCSSVPSLSSYSRRCQPVESKESSIDDGGGDSSSFSQRRLPQWNCDTKPSLPAYTPLPLHKDSRRLAPSGQTGLSRPEAVSDSTGAAALSISGTSQDSSIPSHQIIVNPAKQRILEQFELYNAGQIDSSELLCSNPRHADRLSLERRAPEESDDFDFS encoded by the exons GGAGGCCGAGCATATGCCCATTGCTGCCCCCCAGGACGGATCCCTACATCCCGCGACCACCTGCAGAGCCGTTACCAGAACCTAGCCCAGTGCCGAGCAACTGGTCAGACCCTGGGAAGAGCCAGCGCTGGAAAGCGAGTGAGCAGGCGACGGTGACTGTCAATACTCCCT TGCCAAAACCGGTGTTACCACGTCCGCCCACACCTCCCAACATCCTGCTCACAGATGTCAACCAATCCAGCTTTAGTAGCAAGGACAGTTGGAGCAAG gatccTGCTTTACTATCTTCGATGTCCTCCTCCATGATGACCAAGTCCCTGTTCTTTTGGCCACTCCATGAGCTCAGAGCGGGTACCTGTGACTTTGCAGACAGCCAGAAGATCGGCGAAGGAGGGTTCGGCTGTGTGTACCGAGCATTGATGCGCCACACCGAGTACGCTGTGAAGCGACTGAAGGAG gaTTCCAATTTGGATTGGAAATCTGTGAGAGGGACTTTTCACACGGAACTGGAGAAGCTGTACCA GTACCGACACCCAAACATCGTGGATTTGGCCGGTGGCTGTGTGCAGGACGGTGTGTACTGCCTGGTGTACATTTACATGCCCAACGGATCGCTGCAGGACTGGCTCCAGTGCCAG GATGGCACCGCTCCACTCCCGTGGCTGAGGCGACTGGACGTGGCTTTGGGAACTGCTCGTGCGATACAGTTCCTGCACTCGAGCAAGCCCAGCCTCATCCACGGAGATATCAAGAG TTCCAACATCCTCCTGGATGAAAATTTTGTTCCAAAGCTTGGGGACTTTGGGCTGGCACGTTTTAGCCAATATTCCAATAACCCTGGGAAAAGCTGCACGATAGCAAAGACCAAGACGCTGCGGGGAACCCTGGCATACCTTCCTGATGAATACATCAAGAGTGGGCAACTGTCCGTGGAACTAGACACCTACAGCTTCGGAGTG GTCCTGTTGGAGATCCTCACTGGACGCAAAGCCTTGGAGAGTGATGGGTCAGCCAAGCCCAAGTACCTG AAGGACCTcgttgaggaggaggaggaggaggagtgtgaTGTTGGCGAGGCAGAGGGCCGGAGCCTGCGGGTCGCTGATCGCATCTGCCGCTGTCACCTGGACAGGAAGGCTGGAAGGTACCCAGGCTGTCTCCCTGTACAGCTCTGCGCTCTCGCCTGTGAGTGCCTGCAGCGCCAGAGAAAGAGAAGACCAAAAATGACCAAG GTTTATGAGCAGCTGAAGACTCTGAGGACGCTTGGTCAGGCCTCTGGTCCAGCAGGAGGTCAGTTTGATGCTGGCTCACAGATCGGAGGGGGCTCGGAGCCTGTGGACGCCCTGGCGGAGAGGTTGCGGAGCTCCTCGCTCAGTCCTGTGGAGGACACTTACAGATTCGCCTCGCAGTTACACCAGCCCCTGGACCACGGCCGCTCTCAGAGCCACCCTAGACCCTCCGTCTCGTGCGCTGCTCGCCCGTCCCTGTACCACTCACGGCCGGAGCGTAGACATGGTGACTGTAGCTCAGtgccctccctctcctcctaCAGCAGGCGGTGTCAGCCCGTGGAGAGCAAGGAGAGCTCCATCGATGATGGAGGTGGTGACAGCAGCAGCTTTTCCCAGCGCAGACTGCCCCAGTGGAACTGTGATACCAAACCGTCCTTGCCAGCTTACACTCCCCTGCCTCTACACAAGGACTCTCGACGTTTGGCACCAAGTGGCCAAACTGGGTTATCCCGACCAGAGGCTGTCAGTGACTCAACAGGAGCTGCAGCTTTGTCTATCTCAGGCACTTCTCAAG ATTCGTCAATCCCCAGTCACCAGATCATAGTCAACCCAGCGAAGCAAAGGATACTGGAGCAGTTTGAACTTTATAACGCGGGACAGATTGACAGCAGCGAGCTGCTGTGCTCCAACCCCAGGCATG
- the irak1 gene encoding interleukin-1 receptor-associated kinase 1 isoform X1: MSEWSWTAEYAYKLPAATMCEFCSVMDSLGGGDWNRFASSLVSDMTELRLLESTGKPGRTQNVMWYWMNRNGTVGDLLHILTSLNLGRARDIILSGRPSICPLLPPRTDPYIPRPPAEPLPEPSPVPSNWSDPGKSQRWKASEQATVTVNTPLPKPVLPRPPTPPNILLTDVNQSSFSSKDSWSKDPALLSSMSSSMMTKSLFFWPLHELRAGTCDFADSQKIGEGGFGCVYRALMRHTEYAVKRLKEDSNLDWKSVRGTFHTELEKLYQYRHPNIVDLAGGCVQDGVYCLVYIYMPNGSLQDWLQCQDGTAPLPWLRRLDVALGTARAIQFLHSSKPSLIHGDIKSSNILLDENFVPKLGDFGLARFSQYSNNPGKSCTIAKTKTLRGTLAYLPDEYIKSGQLSVELDTYSFGVVLLEILTGRKALESDGSAKPKYLKDLVEEEEEEECDVGEAEGRSLRVADRICRCHLDRKAGRYPGCLPVQLCALACECLQRQRKRRPKMTKVYEQLKTLRTLGQASGPAGGQFDAGSQIGGGSEPVDALAERLRSSSLSPVEDTYRFASQLHQPLDHGRSQSHPRPSVSCAARPSLYHSRPERRHGDCSSVPSLSSYSRRCQPVESKESSIDDGGGDSSSFSQRRLPQWNCDTKPSLPAYTPLPLHKDSRRLAPSGQTGLSRPEAVSDSTGAAALSISGTSQDSSIPSHQIIVNPAKQRILEQFELYNAGQIDSSELLCSNPRHADRLSLERRAPEESDDFDFS, encoded by the exons CCTCCTCCCTTGTCAGTGACATGACTGAACTTCGATTGCTGGAGAGCACAGGCAAACCCGGTCGGACACAGAATGTCATGTGGTACTGGATGAACCGTAATGGGACTGTGGGAGATCTGCTGCACATTCTCACCAGTCTAAACCTCGGGCGAGCCAGGGACATCATCCTGTCAG GGAGGCCGAGCATATGCCCATTGCTGCCCCCCAGGACGGATCCCTACATCCCGCGACCACCTGCAGAGCCGTTACCAGAACCTAGCCCAGTGCCGAGCAACTGGTCAGACCCTGGGAAGAGCCAGCGCTGGAAAGCGAGTGAGCAGGCGACGGTGACTGTCAATACTCCCT TGCCAAAACCGGTGTTACCACGTCCGCCCACACCTCCCAACATCCTGCTCACAGATGTCAACCAATCCAGCTTTAGTAGCAAGGACAGTTGGAGCAAG gatccTGCTTTACTATCTTCGATGTCCTCCTCCATGATGACCAAGTCCCTGTTCTTTTGGCCACTCCATGAGCTCAGAGCGGGTACCTGTGACTTTGCAGACAGCCAGAAGATCGGCGAAGGAGGGTTCGGCTGTGTGTACCGAGCATTGATGCGCCACACCGAGTACGCTGTGAAGCGACTGAAGGAG gaTTCCAATTTGGATTGGAAATCTGTGAGAGGGACTTTTCACACGGAACTGGAGAAGCTGTACCA GTACCGACACCCAAACATCGTGGATTTGGCCGGTGGCTGTGTGCAGGACGGTGTGTACTGCCTGGTGTACATTTACATGCCCAACGGATCGCTGCAGGACTGGCTCCAGTGCCAG GATGGCACCGCTCCACTCCCGTGGCTGAGGCGACTGGACGTGGCTTTGGGAACTGCTCGTGCGATACAGTTCCTGCACTCGAGCAAGCCCAGCCTCATCCACGGAGATATCAAGAG TTCCAACATCCTCCTGGATGAAAATTTTGTTCCAAAGCTTGGGGACTTTGGGCTGGCACGTTTTAGCCAATATTCCAATAACCCTGGGAAAAGCTGCACGATAGCAAAGACCAAGACGCTGCGGGGAACCCTGGCATACCTTCCTGATGAATACATCAAGAGTGGGCAACTGTCCGTGGAACTAGACACCTACAGCTTCGGAGTG GTCCTGTTGGAGATCCTCACTGGACGCAAAGCCTTGGAGAGTGATGGGTCAGCCAAGCCCAAGTACCTG AAGGACCTcgttgaggaggaggaggaggaggagtgtgaTGTTGGCGAGGCAGAGGGCCGGAGCCTGCGGGTCGCTGATCGCATCTGCCGCTGTCACCTGGACAGGAAGGCTGGAAGGTACCCAGGCTGTCTCCCTGTACAGCTCTGCGCTCTCGCCTGTGAGTGCCTGCAGCGCCAGAGAAAGAGAAGACCAAAAATGACCAAG GTTTATGAGCAGCTGAAGACTCTGAGGACGCTTGGTCAGGCCTCTGGTCCAGCAGGAGGTCAGTTTGATGCTGGCTCACAGATCGGAGGGGGCTCGGAGCCTGTGGACGCCCTGGCGGAGAGGTTGCGGAGCTCCTCGCTCAGTCCTGTGGAGGACACTTACAGATTCGCCTCGCAGTTACACCAGCCCCTGGACCACGGCCGCTCTCAGAGCCACCCTAGACCCTCCGTCTCGTGCGCTGCTCGCCCGTCCCTGTACCACTCACGGCCGGAGCGTAGACATGGTGACTGTAGCTCAGtgccctccctctcctcctaCAGCAGGCGGTGTCAGCCCGTGGAGAGCAAGGAGAGCTCCATCGATGATGGAGGTGGTGACAGCAGCAGCTTTTCCCAGCGCAGACTGCCCCAGTGGAACTGTGATACCAAACCGTCCTTGCCAGCTTACACTCCCCTGCCTCTACACAAGGACTCTCGACGTTTGGCACCAAGTGGCCAAACTGGGTTATCCCGACCAGAGGCTGTCAGTGACTCAACAGGAGCTGCAGCTTTGTCTATCTCAGGCACTTCTCAAG ATTCGTCAATCCCCAGTCACCAGATCATAGTCAACCCAGCGAAGCAAAGGATACTGGAGCAGTTTGAACTTTATAACGCGGGACAGATTGACAGCAGCGAGCTGCTGTGCTCCAACCCCAGGCATG